One segment of Burkholderia multivorans ATCC BAA-247 DNA contains the following:
- a CDS encoding RBBP9/YdeN family alpha/beta hydrolase, whose product MRGCSKSAWPPRLVTVPGLHGSEGAHWQTWLERQFPRALRVEQDDWDAPDLARWAQAVRALLERERGPFVLAAHSFGCLAAAHALGQWPLAADVAGVLLVAPASPRKFTFAGPFDARRLPVPSIVIGSETDPWMPLADARTLAQQLGSAFVNLGDAGHINTAAGFGPWPRAKYFVDTLVHCAAPLRFRDAEPEVAAARVERALAHAF is encoded by the coding sequence ATGCGCGGATGCAGCAAATCGGCGTGGCCGCCGCGGCTCGTGACGGTTCCGGGCCTGCACGGCAGCGAAGGCGCTCATTGGCAGACCTGGCTCGAACGGCAGTTTCCGCGCGCGCTGCGCGTCGAGCAGGACGACTGGGATGCACCCGATCTCGCGCGCTGGGCGCAGGCCGTGCGCGCCTTGCTCGAACGCGAGCGCGGGCCGTTCGTGCTCGCCGCGCATAGCTTCGGCTGCCTCGCGGCCGCGCATGCGCTCGGGCAGTGGCCGCTCGCGGCCGACGTCGCGGGCGTGCTGCTCGTCGCGCCCGCGAGCCCGCGCAAATTCACGTTCGCCGGGCCGTTCGACGCACGCCGCCTGCCGGTGCCGTCGATCGTGATCGGCAGCGAAACCGATCCGTGGATGCCGCTCGCCGATGCGCGCACGCTCGCGCAACAGCTCGGCAGCGCGTTCGTCAATCTCGGCGATGCCGGTCACATCAACACGGCGGCCGGCTTCGGGCCGTGGCCGCGCGCGAAATACTTCGTCGATACGCTCGTGCACTGCGCGGCGCCGCTGCGGTTTCGCGACGCGGAGCCGGAGGTGGCGGCCGCGCGCGTCGAACGCGCGCTCGCGCACGCGTTCTGA